From one Planctomicrobium piriforme genomic stretch:
- a CDS encoding ABC transporter ATP-binding protein, which produces MIEVRNVTKSYRSGAGNVDVLRGVTCEFVEGSCSFILGPSGSGKSTLLYLLGALDLPTSGEIVFGGRSLGKLSAGQQNLFRRHEVGFVFQSFNLLKNLDALNNTLVPFIAEGCTPELRRRAGELLDRVGLQNRWHHRPSQLSGGEQQRVAIARAVLKQPRVILADEPTGELDSDSGRVVFELLRELQQEQGATVITVTHDDRYLRDTDQILRLENGRLSTKT; this is translated from the coding sequence ATGATTGAGGTCCGCAACGTCACCAAGTCGTACCGCAGCGGCGCCGGCAATGTCGACGTGCTGCGCGGTGTGACGTGCGAGTTCGTCGAAGGCTCGTGTTCGTTCATCCTCGGTCCGTCCGGCAGCGGCAAGAGTACGCTGCTGTACCTGCTGGGAGCGCTTGATCTGCCGACCTCAGGCGAGATCGTGTTTGGCGGCCGTTCGCTGGGGAAGTTATCCGCCGGCCAGCAGAATCTGTTTCGGCGTCACGAAGTCGGTTTCGTCTTTCAAAGTTTCAATCTCCTCAAGAACCTCGACGCACTGAACAACACGCTCGTTCCGTTCATTGCCGAAGGCTGCACGCCGGAGTTACGCCGTCGGGCCGGCGAATTGCTCGATCGGGTCGGCCTGCAGAACCGCTGGCATCACCGTCCCTCGCAACTCTCAGGCGGCGAGCAGCAACGAGTCGCCATCGCCAGGGCTGTGTTGAAACAGCCGCGCGTCATTCTGGCGGACGAACCGACCGGAGAACTCGACAGCGACTCTGGTCGGGTGGTCTTCGAACTGCTGCGGGAATTGCAGCAGGAGCAGGGTGCCACGGTCATCACCGTGACGCACGATGATCGTTACCTGCGCGACACCGACCAGATCCTCCGTCTGGAAAACGGCCGACTCTCCACGAAAACTTAG
- a CDS encoding GntR family transcriptional regulator: MSRQPATQIVDVAERILLDIRRRKLRAGDAYLGTAETAKLLRISGSTVNRAFQLLARRGVVERRQRRGTIVLDPQRKRPPNLQRVHLLVREDHLQAEGLWADGVLMGLQQELPGVELQFNFRPIADEAEYVQQVIDEMLRSRWAAGLVLIRTGVVTQRLVQASGLPAVVSGTLQPSISGLPSIDRDQAQIGKLLAEHLLKQRCRRFLILMRDRITAGDHLMLDAALQTLAAAGVVLDRVTLRFLPSDTEAIVAEVQKLLPQLGSALGCLCRSERLANGVLTAANATPFKVTRVPKIVVADVAQPDANTNRFPCIESSISPEDWGRRIGRLLLNAARGDVTSYQHEIVPVRIMESFESQIGLTQRR, encoded by the coding sequence ATGAGCCGACAGCCCGCGACCCAGATCGTCGATGTCGCCGAACGGATTCTGCTCGATATCCGCCGTCGGAAGCTGCGCGCTGGGGACGCCTATTTGGGCACGGCCGAAACGGCAAAACTGCTGCGAATCAGCGGCTCGACGGTCAATCGCGCATTTCAATTACTGGCCCGACGCGGAGTCGTCGAACGCCGGCAGCGACGTGGAACGATCGTTCTCGATCCCCAGCGCAAACGACCTCCCAACCTGCAACGGGTGCATCTGCTGGTGCGGGAAGATCATTTGCAAGCCGAAGGACTCTGGGCCGACGGCGTCCTGATGGGTTTGCAGCAAGAACTGCCTGGCGTGGAATTGCAGTTCAACTTCCGCCCGATTGCTGATGAAGCGGAGTATGTGCAACAGGTGATTGACGAGATGCTGCGTTCGCGGTGGGCCGCCGGGCTGGTGCTGATTCGCACTGGCGTCGTCACTCAGCGACTGGTGCAGGCGAGCGGATTGCCGGCCGTGGTCAGCGGAACCTTGCAGCCGTCGATCAGCGGGCTGCCCAGCATCGACCGAGATCAGGCCCAGATCGGTAAGCTGCTGGCAGAACATTTGCTCAAGCAGCGCTGCCGACGTTTTCTGATTCTCATGCGAGACCGGATCACGGCCGGCGACCACTTGATGCTCGATGCCGCCTTGCAGACGCTGGCGGCTGCCGGCGTTGTACTCGACCGCGTGACGTTGCGATTTCTGCCGTCTGATACCGAGGCGATTGTCGCCGAAGTCCAGAAACTTCTGCCGCAACTCGGTTCAGCGCTCGGATGTCTGTGCCGGTCCGAACGTCTGGCAAACGGCGTTTTGACGGCGGCGAACGCGACCCCATTCAAAGTAACGCGGGTGCCGAAAATTGTCGTTGCTGACGTGGCTCAACCCGATGCAAATACGAACCGCTTCCCCTGCATCGAATCCAGCATCTCGCCCGAAGACTGGGGCCGTCGCATCGGTCGATTGCTTTTGAATGCTGCGAGAGGGGATGTCACCAGCTATCAGCATGAGATCGTGCCGGTGCGGATTATGGAGTCGTTTGAAAGTCAGATTGGTCTCACGCAAAGGCGCTAA
- a CDS encoding MEKHLA domain-containing protein, whose protein sequence is MSDQPWQTPQCISHTQLLLKSYRRWLKTDLIPRTETPLEQARLLFESPFVIVSHGTQPDPVLNYGNQTALMLWEMDLPTLTSTPSRYTAEPLHRDERARLLERTTRDGYVDDYSGIRISSTGKRFRIAQAIVWNLVDDAGEYRGQAATFSSWEPLPPTAR, encoded by the coding sequence ATGAGCGACCAACCCTGGCAAACTCCGCAGTGCATCAGCCACACGCAACTGCTGCTGAAATCGTATCGTCGCTGGCTGAAGACGGACCTGATTCCCCGCACAGAGACGCCGCTCGAACAGGCTCGCTTGCTGTTCGAGTCCCCGTTCGTGATCGTCTCGCATGGCACGCAGCCGGATCCGGTGTTGAACTACGGCAACCAGACCGCGCTCATGCTGTGGGAAATGGATCTGCCGACCCTCACCAGCACCCCCTCGCGCTACACGGCCGAGCCGCTGCATCGGGATGAACGCGCACGGCTTCTCGAACGCACCACACGCGACGGGTATGTCGACGACTATTCCGGCATCCGGATCAGCAGCACCGGCAAACGCTTTCGCATCGCACAGGCGATCGTCTGGAATCTCGTCGACGACGCCGGCGAATACCGCGGTCAGGCAGCGACCTTCTCCAGTTGGGAACCGCTCCCGCCAACTGCAAGGTAG
- a CDS encoding lactate utilization protein B produces MSVVASHAEKAAKFIAIPGRAHWHDQSLWFIRSKRDKAASTLPEWEELRARASQIKLYTMSHLAELLEQFESNAKRLGAKVHWARDAEEHNRIVLDILRQHHVSRLVKSKSMLTEECHLNPFLESHGIQVVDTDLGEWIVQLRNEPPSHIVMPAIHTKREEIGELFHEKIGTEKGATDPQYLTEAARQELRQRFLAADAGLTGVNFAIAETGGFVVCTNEGNADLGTSLPKLHIASMGIEKLIPRAADLGVFLRLLARSATGQPITTYSSHFHGPKDADSELHIVLVDNGRSELLGNPDFRRSLNCIRCGACMNTCPVYRRSGGHSYSATVPGPIGSILGPAHDIEKYESLPYACSLCGSCTDVCPVKINLHEQLYTFRQRVADRDLLPASKRIGMTVGGFVLGRAGLYQFAGKMGRFALRWLPRWAVYNPLNGWGRQRELPVPPQESFRQQYRRRQGNSK; encoded by the coding sequence ATGTCCGTCGTCGCTTCACACGCTGAAAAAGCCGCGAAATTCATTGCGATTCCTGGGCGTGCGCATTGGCACGATCAGTCGCTCTGGTTCATTCGGTCCAAGCGAGACAAGGCCGCTTCGACGCTGCCGGAATGGGAAGAACTGCGGGCACGCGCCTCGCAGATCAAACTCTACACCATGTCGCATCTGGCCGAACTGCTCGAGCAGTTCGAGTCCAATGCCAAACGGCTCGGGGCCAAGGTTCATTGGGCCCGCGATGCCGAAGAACACAACCGCATCGTGCTCGACATTCTGCGGCAGCATCACGTCAGCCGGCTCGTCAAAAGCAAGTCGATGCTGACGGAAGAATGCCATCTGAATCCTTTTCTCGAATCGCACGGGATTCAGGTGGTCGACACCGACCTGGGCGAGTGGATCGTTCAATTGCGGAACGAGCCCCCCAGCCACATCGTGATGCCCGCCATTCACACCAAGCGTGAGGAAATCGGGGAACTTTTTCACGAGAAGATCGGCACGGAAAAAGGGGCGACGGATCCCCAATATCTCACCGAAGCAGCACGGCAGGAGCTGCGACAGCGCTTCCTCGCGGCGGATGCCGGCCTGACCGGGGTCAACTTCGCCATCGCTGAAACTGGCGGGTTTGTGGTCTGCACCAACGAAGGGAATGCCGACCTCGGCACGTCGCTCCCCAAGCTGCATATCGCTTCAATGGGCATCGAAAAACTGATTCCCCGAGCCGCCGATCTCGGGGTCTTTTTGCGGCTGCTGGCACGCTCCGCCACAGGTCAGCCGATCACGACCTACTCGTCGCATTTTCATGGGCCGAAAGACGCCGATTCCGAGTTACACATTGTTCTCGTCGACAACGGCCGTAGCGAACTGCTCGGCAATCCGGATTTCCGTCGTTCGCTCAACTGCATTCGTTGCGGGGCGTGCATGAACACCTGCCCGGTGTATCGCCGCAGTGGGGGACATAGTTACAGCGCCACGGTGCCCGGGCCGATCGGCTCGATTCTTGGTCCCGCACACGACATCGAGAAGTACGAATCGCTCCCCTACGCCTGTTCTTTGTGCGGCTCGTGTACTGACGTTTGCCCGGTGAAGATCAACCTGCACGAACAGCTCTACACGTTTCGCCAACGGGTCGCCGATCGCGATCTCTTGCCCGCTTCGAAGCGGATCGGGATGACGGTCGGCGGTTTTGTGCTGGGGCGCGCTGGCCTTTATCAGTTCGCCGGGAAGATGGGGCGGTTTGCGCTCCGCTGGCTGCCCAGGTGGGCGGTGTACAATCCGTTGAATGGATGGGGACGGCAGCGCGAACTTCCCGTTCCTCCGCAAGAGAGTTTTCGCCAGCAGTACCGTCGCCGCCAAGGCAATTCGAAGTAG
- a CDS encoding gamma-glutamyl-gamma-aminobutyrate hydrolase family protein — protein MNFKPVIAINSDFRPAKGDSFAFSWIHNGYYDSVSASGGIPLVLSPLAEDDDLRRVLEKVDGLVLTGCKLDLDPVRLGFDKHPITRPMPQRREDFDRRLAKLAYEMKIPTLAVGSGMQTLNVICGGTLFQHVAEDVLKSLCHRDPVENCLRHVIEIVPGTRMDNIYGPGEIRVNSDHHMAVDQLAPMFRASATAMDGVIEAYESAVENWWVLGVQFHPENESASALDMQVFESFIEGVKEQQQDEVEVLKFETRRRAA, from the coding sequence ATGAACTTCAAACCCGTCATCGCCATCAACTCTGATTTCCGTCCCGCTAAAGGAGACAGCTTCGCGTTTTCCTGGATTCACAACGGCTACTACGACTCGGTGTCGGCCAGCGGCGGCATCCCCCTGGTGCTCTCGCCCCTCGCGGAAGACGACGACCTGCGTCGCGTCCTGGAAAAAGTTGATGGTCTGGTGCTGACGGGTTGCAAGCTGGACCTCGACCCAGTCCGGCTCGGTTTCGACAAGCACCCGATCACCCGTCCGATGCCGCAGCGCCGCGAAGACTTCGATCGTCGTCTTGCCAAGCTCGCCTATGAAATGAAGATCCCGACCCTGGCTGTCGGCTCAGGCATGCAGACGCTGAACGTGATCTGCGGCGGCACCCTGTTCCAGCATGTGGCTGAAGACGTCCTCAAGTCGCTCTGCCATCGCGACCCTGTCGAGAACTGCCTGCGTCACGTCATCGAAATCGTGCCAGGCACTCGAATGGACAACATCTACGGCCCCGGTGAAATCCGCGTGAACAGCGACCACCACATGGCGGTCGACCAGCTCGCCCCCATGTTCCGCGCCAGCGCCACCGCGATGGACGGCGTCATCGAAGCCTACGAATCGGCCGTCGAAAACTGGTGGGTGCTGGGCGTTCAGTTCCACCCCGAAAACGAATCGGCCTCGGCTCTCGACATGCAGGTGTTCGAGTCCTTCATCGAAGGGGTCAAAGAACAACAGCAGGACGAAGTCGAAGTCCTCAAATTCGAAACCCGTCGCCGCGCCGCCTAG
- a CDS encoding PspA/IM30 family protein gives MSWIESFSFVMRSSFTAIREKIEDPERMLHQLVCDMEEELETVRHSVAAALADEIQIGKEVERTRTEVEQWAARAETALRRGDESSTRQAIEQKLRAEERLATLEKSYASQKTQTEKLQSSYRDLEDKIRQARHKRTLLVARLAQADSTRKINCALDHANGKSAFAEFSRLERRVEREEAMSDAYDRLEGRDPDAAALAAKFSKEEQRAKLEEELEAMKQRLAPSGS, from the coding sequence ATGTCCTGGATTGAAAGTTTCTCATTCGTCATGCGTTCCAGCTTCACCGCGATTCGCGAGAAGATCGAAGACCCGGAACGGATGCTGCATCAACTGGTGTGCGATATGGAAGAAGAACTCGAGACAGTGCGACATTCCGTCGCCGCGGCGCTCGCCGATGAAATCCAGATCGGCAAGGAGGTCGAACGCACCAGAACTGAAGTTGAGCAGTGGGCAGCCCGCGCTGAGACGGCCTTACGTCGCGGTGATGAGAGCTCCACCCGTCAGGCGATTGAACAGAAGTTGCGTGCGGAAGAACGACTCGCGACGCTGGAAAAGTCTTACGCTTCGCAAAAGACCCAGACTGAAAAACTGCAGTCGTCGTATCGCGATCTCGAAGACAAAATTCGTCAGGCCCGCCACAAACGGACGTTACTGGTCGCGCGGCTCGCTCAGGCTGATTCCACCAGAAAGATCAATTGCGCCCTCGACCATGCGAACGGCAAATCGGCCTTCGCAGAATTCAGCCGGCTGGAACGCAGAGTGGAACGCGAAGAGGCGATGAGCGACGCCTACGACCGACTCGAAGGCCGCGACCCTGACGCCGCCGCGCTGGCCGCGAAGTTTTCGAAAGAGGAACAACGCGCGAAGCTCGAGGAGGAACTTGAGGCCATGAAACAGCGACTCGCTCCGTCAGGAAGCTGA
- a CDS encoding sialidase family protein — protein MPRSICLTVMWISVCLPTWAADEYQGDVKDVRVIRRVDQQPGSNLVWEPYIAQWKPKQLVVAFGAGIPGKADMGDILASVSTDDGDTWSEPAYVFNHDQRFGSLQFAYANPVVYHPPGQDVIWCFCMRCPMNYRHSEDSQLAAAYSADGGRSWIPVELSMNYTGPLIIVGGIHRIEENGVPRYLLPAHRNTKRGDPLGSRDQMLLSSTSLLDWNLAGHIPQPVDGKVFLHEGNLSPGDQPGELKLVMRTAQYEGEGKALEPPRAFSSTSTDGGRTWTPAKQEPDLWNSVSKGYYGTAGANQHVYVYSDGPAWSRMALRYKLQSPDGSWSEEKTFYDSGTKNSYPTLIEVAPGDFRAVWDSGTKDRQRTNIRFGKFKVEPATAK, from the coding sequence ATGCCGCGCTCGATCTGCCTGACTGTGATGTGGATTTCTGTCTGCCTACCGACCTGGGCAGCGGACGAATATCAGGGAGACGTGAAAGATGTCCGCGTCATCCGCCGCGTCGACCAGCAGCCGGGCTCAAACCTCGTCTGGGAACCGTACATCGCCCAATGGAAACCCAAACAGCTCGTCGTGGCGTTTGGGGCCGGGATTCCCGGCAAAGCGGACATGGGCGACATCCTCGCCAGCGTTTCCACCGACGATGGCGATACCTGGAGCGAGCCGGCGTATGTGTTTAACCACGATCAGCGCTTCGGCTCGCTGCAGTTTGCGTATGCGAATCCCGTGGTCTACCACCCGCCGGGCCAGGATGTGATCTGGTGTTTTTGCATGCGCTGCCCGATGAATTATCGTCACAGCGAAGACTCGCAACTGGCCGCGGCCTACAGCGCCGATGGCGGTCGGTCGTGGATTCCGGTCGAGCTGTCGATGAATTACACCGGTCCGCTGATCATTGTGGGCGGGATTCACCGCATCGAAGAAAACGGCGTCCCCCGTTATCTGCTGCCGGCGCATCGCAACACGAAACGGGGGGATCCGCTCGGCTCGCGCGATCAAATGTTGCTCAGCAGCACGAGCCTGCTGGATTGGAACCTCGCCGGCCACATTCCACAACCGGTCGACGGCAAAGTCTTCCTCCATGAAGGGAACCTGTCTCCAGGCGATCAGCCAGGCGAGTTGAAACTGGTCATGCGGACAGCACAGTACGAAGGGGAAGGAAAAGCCCTCGAACCGCCGCGAGCATTTTCGAGTACCAGCACCGACGGCGGTCGCACCTGGACTCCGGCGAAACAGGAGCCGGACCTGTGGAACAGCGTCTCCAAGGGGTACTATGGGACTGCCGGAGCCAACCAGCATGTGTACGTTTACAGCGACGGCCCCGCGTGGAGCCGGATGGCGCTCCGTTACAAGCTGCAGAGCCCTGATGGAAGCTGGAGCGAGGAAAAGACCTTCTATGACTCCGGCACAAAGAACTCATATCCAACCCTGATTGAAGTCGCACCCGGTGACTTTCGAGCAGTCTGGGATAGCGGGACCAAAGACCGGCAGCGGACCAACATTCGCTTCGGAAAATTCAAAGTCGAACCGGCCACAGCAAAGTGA
- a CDS encoding RraA family protein, giving the protein MTAPRLSHSELLQMKRWNTPTIYNGWEQITKHDAGQDGVNVEDVRDFMPQMGPMVGYAVTVVIEPGNKQHVTDNPKAWSQYREYVASVPGPKIVVVQDLDKPFTRGSFWGEVNSNIHRALGCVGTIVDGAIRDVDEMNNAGFKALAKRLSVGHAFSCPVRWGCDVEVFGRRIQPGQLIHADKHGFLAIPLEDEPGLLEAAKFMDQNECDTLIAAARSTSGRPMEEVLAAINAAGAQFGQNAQTKFRRSGEW; this is encoded by the coding sequence ATGACCGCTCCCCGCCTTTCACACTCTGAACTGCTGCAGATGAAACGGTGGAATACCCCCACCATCTACAACGGCTGGGAACAGATCACCAAGCATGATGCCGGCCAGGACGGCGTCAATGTCGAAGACGTGCGGGACTTCATGCCGCAGATGGGGCCGATGGTGGGCTATGCCGTGACCGTGGTGATCGAACCCGGCAACAAGCAGCATGTGACCGACAACCCCAAGGCGTGGAGCCAGTACCGCGAGTACGTCGCCAGTGTGCCTGGTCCCAAGATCGTCGTCGTGCAGGATCTCGACAAGCCGTTCACCCGCGGGTCGTTCTGGGGGGAAGTGAACAGCAACATTCACCGCGCGCTCGGCTGCGTCGGCACCATCGTTGACGGCGCCATTCGCGATGTCGACGAAATGAACAACGCCGGCTTCAAGGCGCTCGCCAAAAGACTCTCCGTCGGGCACGCTTTCAGTTGCCCCGTCCGCTGGGGCTGCGACGTCGAAGTTTTCGGGCGACGGATTCAACCCGGCCAGTTGATCCATGCCGACAAGCATGGCTTTCTCGCCATTCCGCTGGAAGACGAGCCCGGCCTGCTTGAAGCGGCAAAGTTCATGGATCAGAACGAGTGCGACACGCTCATCGCCGCCGCCAGAAGCACCTCCGGCCGACCCATGGAAGAAGTTCTGGCAGCCATCAACGCCGCAGGCGCCCAGTTCGGCCAAAACGCCCAGACAAAATTCCGTCGGTCAGGGGAATGGTGA
- a CDS encoding SDR family NAD(P)-dependent oxidoreductase, whose protein sequence is MATETVLITGASSGIGLELAKRFAADGSELILVARRTDRLEELAELLKREHGTTSTVISADLAQPGAPQHLMEQIQAAGKQVDVLVNNAGFGQLGEFSKISLDRQLNMIQLNIASVVALTHLCLPGMLARKKGAILNLGSTASFQPGPHVAIYYATKAFILSFSEAIWKELKGTGVTVTCLCPGPTKTEFGNESQMHDTPVFKHNAMNVEVVANAGYRGLRKRKRLVIPGAVNKMLAASVRVTPRATILDIMSMLQPVKKS, encoded by the coding sequence ATGGCAACCGAGACGGTGTTGATTACGGGAGCGTCATCAGGCATTGGGCTGGAACTCGCCAAACGGTTTGCGGCGGACGGATCGGAACTGATTCTCGTTGCTCGACGGACAGACCGACTGGAAGAGCTGGCCGAACTGTTGAAGCGGGAACATGGGACAACGTCGACGGTCATCTCGGCTGATCTGGCTCAGCCAGGAGCGCCCCAGCATTTGATGGAGCAGATTCAAGCCGCCGGTAAGCAGGTCGATGTGCTCGTCAACAACGCCGGCTTTGGTCAACTGGGTGAGTTCTCCAAGATTTCGCTCGACCGCCAGTTGAACATGATTCAGCTCAATATCGCTTCCGTCGTCGCCCTCACGCATTTGTGCCTGCCGGGCATGCTCGCCCGAAAGAAGGGGGCGATTCTCAATCTGGGGTCGACGGCCTCGTTCCAGCCGGGTCCGCATGTCGCCATTTACTATGCGACCAAGGCGTTCATCCTGTCCTTCTCGGAGGCGATCTGGAAAGAACTGAAGGGGACGGGGGTCACGGTCACCTGTCTCTGCCCTGGCCCGACGAAGACCGAATTCGGCAATGAATCGCAGATGCACGACACGCCGGTTTTCAAGCACAATGCGATGAATGTCGAAGTCGTGGCGAATGCCGGCTACCGCGGGCTACGGAAACGCAAACGGCTGGTCATTCCGGGTGCTGTAAACAAGATGCTCGCTGCTTCCGTGCGTGTGACTCCACGGGCGACGATTCTGGACATCATGTCGATGCTGCAGCCGGTGAAGAAGTCATAA